DNA sequence from the Lonchura striata isolate bLonStr1 chromosome 7, bLonStr1.mat, whole genome shotgun sequence genome:
TAATGTGCCAACAGTATTGTGAAGGTGTGGCCTGGATTATATAAATCCATGTAGTCTCTTGCAAGAATGCTGTTTCATACGGCTGTCCTGGCTGCCTGATCTGTTCCAGACTCTTTACATAAATTGCTAGTCCTAGTTTTCTGACAAGATTAGAAACAATCAGTACTAAAATGTGACTTCAGATaggtccatttttttttcaggggcTGTGATAATGGCATTTGTTTGATCTAAAATTTATGGTAGTAGCTATTGAGCCACGTAGCTTCCAAGATGTCAGATTTTCATAGATTAAATGAATGTTTCTGACACaaatacccaaaaaaaaaaaagtgtagaaaatgtgtgggaagtCTACATAGTTCTGCATGGCACCATTCTTGTGCCTTCTGGTCTAGAATGATGTATGTAGCTGAATTGTCTCACCTGTCTATTACAGGTAATCAAAAATTTGAAATGCCGCAGTTAGTGCACAAGCGCAAAAGCTTTATAAATGATACATTATTACAGCCCCTCCCCAAGCCCTGGATTCTAGCTCAGTTAGAGAGCTTTTTCCACAAGTGTATGTTAGCTTTTTGGACATGTAAGACACCCAGGAAATCCCCCTTCTCGTAACATTCTCCGCTTGGATCTGATCTCAACAGGGTGTCGTAGTCAATCTTCAGCACAGTTCTTAAGTGGAGACCAAGAACCATGGGCCTTTAGAGGTGGTCTAGCAGGAGAGTTCCAGGTATCAATATGACTTCACAACTGaatgacattttctttgttttatgaGAAACCTTTTGTTGCACATCAGAGGTCTGGAAGGATTGGTCTGCCGAAGGCTTTCTGGTCCAAAGCCCATTAGCCTTACAGCttggtttaaaataattttcctcccCTTTCTACAGTAATTTCTCAAGGAGATGCTGCCTGTCCCACGCGCATGCGAAGCGCAGCGGCTTTAGTTGTACATTTCACATTGTTTCTTTGCAGGTCGCACAGCATTTTTACCTGCGCCCGCAATTGCACAATGCGCGCATGCTTGTCTGCCAATGGGAATTCCATGAGCAAAAGGAATCGTCGTCTAAATTTTGTTCCTCTCAAAAGAATGCTGTAATGTGCTTTATTGCGAGGGATTCAATTGGCAAGCGTTCCTACATCACTGTTTGTACCATGTGCAGATTTGTTCATGGATTTTTCAGGCGCTATACTTTTCCCCCTTCACAGGTGCTCTGCGCGCAGCAAATTGAATCAGCGCATTGCTTTTGGGATAAAGTGTCTCCTCTGGCCAGTTAACCCTCTTCAGACCAAACCTTTCCTCCTGACATTCTGTGTTCCTAGACAGTGTAGATATGATTGgtaaaaagtttttaaagcagTTAAGATTAACAGAACTCTTAATGTGCTGTTTCAATTGCATATTTTAGAACACCAATTGGATATTTTCTATTCAATTAAGGTCTTTGCATTTGTAAAGCATACCAACCCCACCTTCTTTTGGGGTAGCAAGTAGCAAATGTTATTTTGGGAGTCTGCAGTGCACACCCAAGAGTGATGGGTTTTGTTGTTCATACagttatattaaatattttgttttcacagcGTTTGCTGCCTATTGATGGGGCAAATGACCTCTTTTTTCAACCACCTCCATTAACACCTACTTCCAAAGTGTACACCATACGACCCTACTTCCCTAAAGATGAGGTAATTGCTTTTGACACTTGTCACTTTTGCTGTTTGTGATGCACTTTCTTTCTTGGCAGCAATGATTACTGCTGAGTCCCCTCTTCCCTAATGAATCAGGTATCCTGATACCTTGCACAAGGCACAAATGCCAGCTCACAGGAGAACTGAGCTTAAGTGATATGTCTCTGGTTCAGCAGCATGCTGTGCAACAGTACGTGTACACCCACAGCTTCATTCCCAGCCTCCCACACCCTTACCCTTTTAAATCTGTGAGTGCCTTCCTTATTTATGAAAGACAAGTTAAGTTTGTTCAGCTGGTAGAAGAATTCTTGCAGCAGGGAGACATCCAGTGAATTAACCTTAGAGGGTGGGTGTGTATGCCTGTTTCAGTCAGTGGTTATTGTGGTACCTGCTGGTATTTGCAGAGCTGTATAGCAGAGCATTGATACTGCATCTCAAAATAGAGCTGAAAAATGTGATCATGGTTCAGCCGTTCATATCATTTTAGTTAAAGTTGGAAACTTTTTGGTCTGATTTTGAAAGAATCTGCTTTGGAGTGTTTGATACtttaaaatcaggaaaatttcaTTAGTCATTTTTCATTagtgctttttccttttctgttttctgaatgGATCTGTGGTTTAGTTTCCTTCCTATTAGCTTGGCATGGAGAATACTTGAAGTATCAGCCAATAGTTAATTAACTCTTTAGGGATGCAGTTTAAACAATGCAGGGATTAATGCATCTTGAAATCATGTTTTAGTAGGTACACTGAGATGAAACAGGAGTTTCTAGGTTGGATTTGCAGTGTTTCAAACGAGTCAACTTCGAAGCCAGTCAGACATACAAGGCTGACACATGAAGACTCTTTTTCTTGCCAGTTCTAGGCCAGCTCTATCCTGTGCTGTTCTCATGAGCAGTAAAGCAGCCTTTTCCAAACCTTTATGCAGGACTTGATCTAAGTTGACTTGTTCTTTTGTAgaaattagaattttatttctgaaccACCTTAGCAATTAGAGGTGCTGCTAAGCATGCAGTCATAAACAGAATTTCTTCTGAGGAGATACACTTTAATTAAAGGAAGAAAGTGTCAAATGCCAAATGCAAagcatttttgttaaaaaaaaaaaaaagttgaattttCTTATTTAAGAGGTGGCTAAtacaaatttgcttttttaaataaatcttgGTGAAAGCCTTTTTAAGTGCAGGATATAGCTATCATTTGCAGAATTGCTGTACTCAAACATCAGAGGTTTTGTAAAGGGACTTTGTAGCAATGGTGGTGGTCTTCACTGAGTGTTTAGTATCTAACCCTCAGAATTAATCTCGTGCTCTTACAAGAGCAGGAGATTGACCTCCAGCCTTTCATTCCCAGTCCTTCAACTTAACTGCAATGTTTCTGAAGGCGACTTTAAGTTATTTTCAGGGAAGAGGTGGAGGGAGTGCCATCCTTTTGCATAGATGGATACTTTTGATCTCTGGTGACTCAGTGCCTGTCAGTACTAGGTTCCAGTGCAGTTACTAATGACATACTCTCTTTTGAATGTGACTGCTAAGTTGAAATAATCTCTTTTCTCCTCTTAGGCATCTGTATATAAGATCTGCAGAGAAATGTATGCTGATGGAGCTGATCAACCCTTCCACAGTTTACCAGATTTAATTGGAGACAAGTATGTATTGGGAACAAGTGTCCTGCAGAGGTGGTTCTGAAGGATGAAGTCCTGATAgtgtatttaatttaaatttttagaaTTGTGTGTGGGAAGAATACAAAGAACATTTGAAgtagataaaataatttactcTCAGGAAATTGAAATTAGGGTTTTGGGTTCTTAAAGAGGCTGTTGACAGTTACGTCTCAGTTCATGTGCTGGTTGCCTATTGTGAGCTGTTAGAAAATAAATGTAGCTGAAACCTCTGTGTTAAGGAAGGTGTGCATCACAGTATCTTAAATATTTAAGATTTTGTGAAAGTATATCACGAGAGTGTCCATAGTCTGTagtatttttggtattttttctgACATTCTCTAGTTCTTGGAATAGAATTGACAGGTTTTTGAGGTGCAGTCTCCCAGCCAAGTGCCTCAAGTTTTTTCTGAAGTACATgtataaacttttaaaaaggaTAAGCAATGATAgattaagttttttttaaaatggggCATTAAAAATGAGCTGTAAAATGAGCTACTttgagtggattttttttttttgtctctggtGTTTAATTTAGATAGAATTTTATAGAGTTTGCTCTGAGTGACAGGAAGGCAGTTAAGAAAGGATGTGTAACTGGTATCAAATTGTCCAAAAGCAATTATGAAAGCGGGGAAATAATGGCAGCAGAACAACTAAGAGCAAAAGCTGAAGAGCAGTGTGTATGGAATTAAACAGTGGAATCTTGAGGTGCAGGTATTGCTTATAGCCAAGTTTTGACAACTGATCTATGAGTTAATGATTTGTTGGAACTAATTTCCATGACTGGAGGACTCGCTTCTTTGGTTGACTCTGGAGTCTCCTCTGTGGAACCTGAAGGGCATACTTGGTCAAACAGACCTTCTTTTGACTgaatttgcacttttttttctgcaggttAGTTGGAGGTCTGCTCACCCTCAGTTTGGATTATTGCTTCGTCTTAGAAGATGAGGATGGCATATGTGGCTATGCTTTGGGAACAGTTGATGTAACTCCCTTcataaagaaatgcaaaatgtcTTGGATCCCTTTCATGCAAGAAAAATATACTAAACCAAATAGTGACAAGGAGCTGTCTGAGGCAGAGGTTGGTATAACCTGTGAGATGAGAACTGTATGCTGGAGTCTTTCCAAAGTGGGTCTTTGTTTTTTTGAGCTCACATGAAGTTTTTTCACCTTTCTGAAGACTTTGAGCATGTATTAAAACATCTCACGTATCAGAAGGAGACAGCAAAATTATTCCTTGCCAATCAGATACAACTATGTGCTGTAATACACCCATGAAGTGTACTTCAGTAGTAATCAATGCAGTAAATGTAAAGCACCTTCATCTAGAGAAAATTACgttttgaaaataaagtattGCTCCTGCTCTGTTCTACTGCAGAATGCAGTATTAGTTTCCCCATGCTGCAGGTAGAGCACTGAAAAGTTGTACCAGTTTAAGTATGGAAGAGAAATAGAAGAGTACTTGGTTTTGATGTGAAAATCTATGAGATATTTGTGGAGTGTGACAGCTGTAAATGGTGCAAGGCAGCCTAACACTGCCCATTAAAagggcaaagaaaaaagaatagtATCTGTGTGCAAACTGTTGGTTATGTGTTGGCttatgttttctttcacttgAAGTATGGGTCACTGAGAAGGAGCTTTGCATGCCTCCTTCGATGGTCTGAGAAGCTTTTCTAGCCAGTCTTTTTGTCTAGAGCAGAGACAGCAGTTCAGCAGATGAGGAACTAAGTGGCCATCAGAGGTTTAGCTGAAAAGCCTGCTGGTTTGGAGGTACACTCCATGTGCAAAGGAGTCTCCCCTGATAAAGatgaatgaaaattaaaagctgGATAATTATTCAATACCTGTTTCTAATActcttttcagaaaataatgctAAGCTTCCATGAAGAACAAGAAGTATTGCCAGAATCATTCCTTGCTAACTTCCCATCTTTGATAAAGATTGATATCCACAAAAAAGTGACAGATCCAAGTGTGGCCAAAAGTATGATGGCCTGCCTGCTCTCTTCTCTAAAGGCTAATGGTAAGTTTCTTGCACTTAGGAGTTCCTTGTTTCCTAACTACATGTCATATCTAGGGTGCAAGGCAAACTTGGGAAGATTTGggtaaaaaattacaaaagctTTTGAACAGCTAACTTCTGCTACTGCCTTAAAAATGGGAGCTTTTCATTTTAGCCATTTATCCTGTAAATTAGCCAGAACTGAGGGAGCAATTTGGCACTGAGAGCACACATCTTTACATCCTGAACACTGCACAAAAGTCTAtatttttcctgcaggcatTGCTAATGATGCTGTTTTTTAAGTTTGGCTGTGTGCACTGGTGGGCAATTACCAAACCTTCAGTATGGGAAGTGCTTGGCTGCCTGCCCTGACTGTGCACCTCACACTCACACTTCCTTTGTGCCTCTTGTAATGCTGTTTTTGGAGCCAACATCAGATATTTTTGTGTGCAGTGGAAGGTGTGCAGAGGGTTTGTTCAGACTGATGGATGCCTGCAGTGTGCAGTTCCGTTAAAGGATGGTCAGCTGTGCTGCCATAAATCTGGGCCCTTAGGCACTATGCTCCATGTGGAATTGGATCACTGACTTACCTTGTGAAATTGGTGGGAACTCTAGTAATATTTGATGTCTGTGCTTTTTATGGTAACTCTACTCCTACagtattttgcttcttttctttcttcttcaggcTCCCGTGGGGCTTTTTGTGAAGTGAGACCAGATGATAAAAGAATCTTGGAATTTTACAGCAAGCTGGGTTGTTTTGAAATTGCTAAAATGGAAGGATTTCCAAAGGATGTTGTTATCCTTGGAAGAAGCCTTTGAAGTGCTTGACAGTGAACTGTTCCAGTACTCTAGACCCTTAACAGCTGGGCAGGTAGTGGTGGGGATCTTCATATGGTCTAACTGCACAAAGCCAGCAATAAGCCAGCTTGGTAAAAGGGGCTATGCGAAAATCACCCATCACACATTCAGACTGTAATTTGTTGGAAGGGGATAATGCTGCTGAAAACATTGTTAAGCAAAGAGAAACCCTGTCCTCTCCTGGTCCTGTGTGAAGTGCCAAGGAATCTTGCATGGGCTATAGCTTCTCAGAGGAATCCCTCTCAGTTGGTGCTGTGGTTGACAGTTCTCTGCGTTCAAGTGTCAAGAGAAAATTAGTCTCTGGCAGAATGCCTATAAAgatgcaggttttttttctctgtcataGAGCAGGATGTGCAATTAGAAGTTGCAGAAATGGGAGGGGTTGCTTGCGTCAATCAGCATTTTTAAAGATAAGTAGTTACAGTTCTATTTTTTACTACCTTTATGCTTGTTGATAAAGCAATGACCCATTGTTACTTCTAATGACCATTGGTTCAAACTTTGTGTTTTGTTAGGGACAAATGTGCAGTAGTCTGTGGCAGGAGTCACTCAATGACAAACTTGTAAATCTCACTGTATATAAATTTAGCTGTATGCTGACTAACTTTTTGTTTACTGGTTTTTGtaactttttcttttgaaaagtgAAATGGTATAGGTCCAAGATGGCACTTTGAAAACACTGAAACCACAATCGAGAACAAGTCTGTCCTCAGCACTGACCTTTCTTACTGTGCCTCATATCCAGGGCTAGGTACTGACCATcttgggaaaggggagcagaTCCCAACTGACCCTTCCTTCAGATAGCAGTTTGTCACTGCTTGAAGGTATCATTCTTCTGAGACTGAAACAGCAATTCACAGGATGCTTTGCTGAACCCGTTAATTTTGGTAATGTTCACATTGGATTATGGATGAAAAAtggtgagagggagagagagctgGCCCACAGCTGGGATTTGTCCTTGGAAGAGTCACCATGTTTCAAAGCCTGTTCGTACTAGTTTGATTAAATCAGGGTCTTCAAGTCCTGCGCATTTGTATCAAATAACTTTTCTATAAGAAATGCCACAATAAGCACATTTTTACACATTATTTAAATGGTTATCTACTTTTAAATGTTCCAAGAGTTTAATGTTTTTACCCAGGATGGACATGCTTGGTGATGGGATGGAACTGGCATCATATGGGACCTGGTAGTCAGGTAGTTGAATCATTTAATGAAACTGATATTTTACAGTAGTCCCAGTGTCCCAGACAGGTGATTCTACAATGGTATGCACTTTGCAGTACTTTGTTTCTTCCACCTGCTGCCATAAGCTGTCTGTATCTTATGTTtaaattttcctgggtttttttcagtggtgCACAAAGGAAGCTTGGTTGCTCTCACAAGCCTCCAGCTGCACAGAAGTTGATTTGCAACCTGTAATAAATGGCATTAAGATTGCAGTAATGCTCTCTGCAACCTGTAAGGAGATGCTGTGTTTGGCCTTCTGGTGCAGTCATGTGcaagatgtttctttttttttttttttttctgcagaatgtGAATGATTTTTAATGCGGTAGTGAAGTATTTGAGTTTAAACAAGTTCATTTCATTTTTAGAGAGAGGTATGGGGTTGTGCTGTGGGATTTCATTAAGTCCAAGCTGAATGCCACTAGTTTTTATACAGCTTTGAGTGCATGTTGAGTAGCTGATACCTTGATTTACCAGATGGGAGAGTTTTGTTTCTTCATGGATACCAGACTCGACTTACTTCATCTGGATGCATAACATTACAGCATAGGATGCTTGTGGCCTTATTTCTTGGCTTTTAAGGAGTTGCCACATTTTCTCTTCCTATGAATTTGTTATTATAGAAGTTAATTGTCTAAGCCTATGGAATGTCAGGCCAATACCATCATTCTAGGATTGTAAAGTGATATGTTGACATATCTTTCATGGTTATGAATTTTCATTAAGGTTGGAATGCCACTTTCATTAATCTGTTTTAGATCAACAGTATCTGTAGCAGACAAAGACCTGTAAAACTGTATTTGAAGACCATGCgagaaatagaataaaaattgaGAAgtgaatataaataaatgtgtattttgtGTATGAGCTGGTCCAGAACCAGAAGTGGTTCAGCAATGTATATTACATCACACTGTGTTTGATGCCCTTGGGATCAATTGTCAGAGACTTGTGTCTGGTTTTGGTGTTGGCAGCTGTACATCCACAAAATTTAACTTGGGAAGATAAATATTGAGATATGTAAAGCAAGTAGTTTCCTGTTTAGAGTGACAGCTAATAAGCAAAGGGATGGGCCAGGGGTATGAAAAGGAGCTTTTTCCTAAGGTCACTTCACAAGAGTTTGTCCACCTGCTGCACAAGTGCACTCACTGGTGGTGTGGTTCAGAAACTGTGTTGTTTGGAGAACAGGATAACACACAAACCAAGCAGGGAAATTACAAGGTGAAAATTTCTGGCCCAGTAAATGTTCTCTGTTAAAATGAATAATGTGTTGCACATAGGTGACTCTTTTCTTAAAGCCTATTTCATGAGGTTATGACAGACTTGTCTCTGTACAACACATCTTGGCCTGGGAGAAGGGAATGAGCTCTGATGTTGCACCAGACTCTCTTCCTTTAAGGGAGCATAATGCAGCAATGCATGCACAATGCACAATGCATGCTCCTGCCTCCATCGCTCCAGGGTGGTGGCTGCAGACAGGTCAGGTGGGGTCAGGTGGCTGcgcagagcagctgctgagaaGCACATGGGTGTGCTTGTGTAACCATTGCTGCACGAGCAGTTGCTTCTTTCTGGGACCTGGTTCAGCTTTTCAAACCCCTTCAGTCAGGTTTTCCTTGAACCTACTCCAGCTCAAGCAAAGCGAGTTGCTGGCTAGCAGAGGTCTCTGCGGTAGGAACAGAGCCAAGTTTGTCCCCAGAAGGCAGTGTGAACTCGTTAGTGGGGTTTAATttggctgctcctctgcagcagaAGCAGATTACTTCCCTTTCTGCTTTGAAAGGCCGGTCCGGCCCTCTCCTTACCGTAGATTTTGAAGTAGGGTGTTGCCTTCTGTGCTCAAGCACTCTTATGCCGCAGTCCCCCGTGTCAAATCACGCTGCTCTTGCTCATGCTTAGCGGGGATAGAGATGAACAGGTCCTGCCGATGTGGTCCGCCCTCCATCCTTGTCAATCTCCTCTTCCCCCCTCGGTAGCCCTCTTTATGCCCTCAGCCTCCCGGCTCCGTGCCCTGAGGctcctccccagggctggggcggCTGCTGCCGTGGGCCGGGATGGTGCCCGGGGAGAAGGGCGCTATGTGAGCAGCCGGTAGTAAGGGCCGTTTGTCCGGTGTGTCGTTTCCACGGTTGCGGTGGGGTCAGTGACTGCTGAAGGCCCAGGACAGCCCGGAAATGCCCGAATTAAGGCAGCCGGCGGGGCGCTGCCGCAGAACCCTTTGGTGGTGTCCccgggggcgggcgcggggcggggcggctcggctcggcacggcGCTGCAcggcccgccccgctcccggaCCCGCTCCCGGACCCGCTCCCGGACCCGCTCCCAGCGCCGCCGCCTCATGGAGCCGCACGGGCCCGCCTGCCCCGGCAGCGTCCTCTTCGGTGAGGGGGACACGGGCCAGGGGGACagagacacacctggggggtCTTGGATGAACTGCGGAGGTGACACACGGGGCGGGGGTGTGGGGACGAGAGACGTAGGGAAGGCAAGAGAGAGCTGGGGGCAGGGGAGACACGTTTGGGCAAATTAATAGGGGACAGGAGAGAGACGGGCAGAAAGAGACTTTGGTGGGTAATGGGGACGGCGTGGAGGCTGGAAAGATACGTGGGGGTGAGGGGGGGACACGTGTGGGGGCAATAAGACCGGGGGGGTGGCGGTGAGAGACCTGGGGCCAGCAGAGACATTGTGGGGGGAAGGAGGCAAGAGAGACACGCGGGTGTGGAGAGACACGTGGAGGGCACTAACGTGCCGTGGGGGAAGGAGAGTGTGGAGAAACACGTGTATGACCGGGCTTGGGAGGCAGCAGGCACATGCCGGGggtccaggggggttttgggaggagcCGCGTGGGCTCTTGGTGTTCCGGCGGCTTTAGAGGACTGGGATTAACGGGGCGGGGGGTTGGAGCCGGCCTTTCCCGCTCCTCTGGTTAATCCCCCGCGCTCCCACGTCAGCGTTCCGTGGCGCCTGTGGCAGGGCGCTGGGGCCGTGCCCCTCCTCTCTGGGCGGGGTTTCGGCCGCGCCGCCCGGGCCCTGCGCCGCTCTCccgcgggcagggcagggcagcgcGGCTCGGCGCACGCTGCGCTGCGGGAGGCGCAGTTACAGCTCCACAGGCCTTTTATGCGCCTGGGCTTTGGTCCTCCCCGCCGTTGAGTCCGATATATAAGCATGGGAAGAAAGCGGTCCTGCCCCGGGCTGCGCTCGTGGAGGCTGATTCCCCTCCCTTGGAAATGCCGGCACTGGTATGCAGCGCTCAGCTCTGTGTTTTTCCGGTTAGCCTCACACTGGTGAATCATCCTGCAATAAGTTAACGTACCCAGGGCAGTTTAGTCCCTCCCTTTGGTCGGCTGAATCCTCATCCTAAGAGCTAAGCACGTAGTTTATGTATCTCCCTTGTTTTTGTAACTGTCTGAAGAAGTgtgtaataaaatatatttcaaaacttCTCTTGAGGGACTCCAGCTCCCGGCAGCTTGGCCTGGTATCCTCCCCTTGGTATCCTCATCATTCAGGTCTGGCACTTTGTGTCTGTCTGCTTCCAGACTCCCATCCAAGAAAAAGTTGTACTGGCAATGGCATGAGCAGAGTCACTCTTTCGTCTGTGCCCTCCTGTTTCCCACAGTGGTGTGCCGTGACTGTTCTGCTCTCTGGAGCGGAAGAACCTTGCCCTGCCAGTACTTGGGAACCTTGGGTGCCCATGGGCATTGCTTATTGGCAGCCTGCTTTGGGGACACCAGGTTTTGTCCACGCATGGTGCAGAGGCGGATGTGTAGTTTTCCGAGACCCTGGAGCCCAGGGTGCCCTGGTCTGATGCTGCTTCTCACATGAGAAAATAAAGAGTTTTAGGGATTCTATATCCATGCCTGGTCAGGGTTCCCCCTCACCTTTAGTGACTGTTGTGTAATACTTGCTACTGCTTTTTTAATCTCCTCCTTCTAGGCTGTGAGCTGACTGCCAGTACCAAATCCTACACATTTCAGGTGGATGAAGAAGATGATTCTGACCACATTTTAGCACTCTCTGTGGTAAGAGAAATGTGAATTAACTGTGCTTGTTCTCTCCTGTAGTTGCCCACGTCCTTATACCCCTTTTCCAGGCTCATCCTCCTTCCTTGGCTGGGCTGGATCAGGGGACTCCCTTGGCTGAGGTCCCAGGACTGGCTGCTCTCAGGGCATGACACAGAGTGGTCACATTTATCCATCATACGGAGGTGCTTGTGCAAAGCCAGTGGTGGCAGGAGAC
Encoded proteins:
- the NPM3 gene encoding LOW QUALITY PROTEIN: nucleoplasmin-3 (The sequence of the model RefSeq protein was modified relative to this genomic sequence to represent the inferred CDS: deleted 2 bases in 1 codon) — translated: MVPGEKGAIRRGAAAEPFGGVPGGGRGAGARLGTALHGPPRSRTRSRTRSRTRSQRRRLMEPHGPACPGSVLFGCELTASTKSYTFQVDEEDDSDHILALSVVCLTDGAKDECNVVEVIGRNHENQEITVPLANLKLSCQPLLSLDNFKLQPPVTFRLAAGSGPVHLAGWHKIMHREDASFEEDDDLSEEDEEDLPPIKPAKK